In Agrobacterium tumefaciens, a single genomic region encodes these proteins:
- a CDS encoding VOC family protein has translation MQFTRRHTLKFAGISCAATALAGALKAEGGAAPANAALPFALTTPIHVGQAALRVRELDPMIEYYRSVLGMNEVERTARGVTLGVGSVPLLDLVHKPAADFESPTSAGLFHIAYLMPSRKDLARWLVHAALKQVPLSGFADHNVSEAIYLNDPEGNGIEVYSDRPKDTWVWSGNVVKMGTEPLDVDDLVTLTDTKKSDYETAPAGMRIGHIHLRVGEIATARAFYESAVGLRPTQDARSDASFLSSGGYHHHLAVNTWNSRGAKERNTMETGLDWFSLTIRDAADLEAQKERLRAAAYVLVEMENNVVEAIDPWGTRLRLVPG, from the coding sequence ATGCAATTTACCCGCCGCCATACGTTGAAATTTGCCGGAATTTCCTGTGCCGCCACCGCTCTTGCCGGTGCGCTCAAAGCAGAAGGGGGTGCTGCCCCCGCAAATGCCGCCCTGCCCTTCGCCTTGACGACACCGATACATGTGGGTCAGGCGGCACTGCGTGTGCGCGAACTTGACCCGATGATCGAGTACTACCGTTCGGTGCTGGGCATGAACGAGGTGGAGCGCACGGCAAGGGGCGTGACGCTCGGTGTCGGAAGCGTGCCGCTGCTCGATCTCGTGCACAAGCCGGCGGCGGATTTCGAAAGCCCCACCTCTGCCGGCCTGTTCCACATCGCCTATCTGATGCCCTCCCGCAAGGATCTGGCACGCTGGCTGGTGCACGCGGCGCTGAAGCAGGTGCCTCTGTCAGGTTTTGCCGACCACAATGTCAGCGAGGCGATCTATCTCAACGATCCAGAGGGCAACGGCATCGAGGTTTACAGCGACCGGCCGAAGGACACATGGGTCTGGAGCGGTAACGTGGTGAAGATGGGCACGGAACCACTCGACGTCGATGATCTCGTGACGCTGACCGATACCAAAAAAAGCGACTATGAGACCGCCCCGGCCGGGATGCGCATTGGCCATATTCACCTGCGCGTCGGCGAAATCGCCACTGCCCGCGCCTTTTATGAATCGGCGGTCGGTCTGCGACCGACGCAGGATGCGCGTTCGGATGCGTCATTCCTCTCTTCCGGTGGTTATCATCACCATCTGGCCGTCAATACGTGGAACAGCCGGGGCGCGAAGGAACGCAATACCATGGAGACCGGTCTCGACTGGTTTTCACTCACTATTCGCGATGCGGCCGATCTCGAGGCGCAGAAGGAGCGGCTGCGGGCAGCTGCGTATGTGCTGGTGGAGATGGAGAATAATGTGGTGGAGGCGATCGACCCCTGGGGCACGCGGCTGCGGCTGGTGCCGGGGTAA
- a CDS encoding IS110 family transposase, with protein MIHPVYIGCDVSKAHLDLFDTITQKHIRIPNTAVAIDEWLSTLEGREARVILEATGRYDRLLCTALERWQRPYCRVNPAKARNFARATGQLAKTDSIDARLLARMGEALSPAVTPVSDPARQRLESLHTRRDQLVAMRQQERVRLHTADPSERDSIERHLGWLNREIAVVEKECQSHVRENAMLSEQSERLRSIPGIGQVTAFTLMAHMPELGDSSPGSMAALAGLAPFNADSGIHRGQRHIRGGRKRVRDALYMAALVAYRLKSSFACLIQTMQARGKPFKIMIIAIARKLLVIANAILRDKTTFKTA; from the coding sequence ATGATACACCCTGTTTACATCGGATGCGATGTCTCAAAGGCACATCTCGATCTTTTCGATACCATAACCCAAAAGCACATCCGCATACCCAACACCGCCGTTGCCATCGACGAATGGCTCTCCACCCTTGAGGGACGTGAGGCGCGCGTCATTCTGGAAGCAACCGGACGCTACGACCGGCTCCTGTGCACGGCATTGGAAAGGTGGCAACGACCCTATTGCCGGGTCAATCCAGCCAAGGCCCGCAATTTTGCAAGAGCCACCGGCCAGCTTGCCAAAACCGATAGCATCGATGCACGACTGCTGGCGCGTATGGGCGAGGCGCTTTCGCCAGCCGTGACGCCGGTATCCGATCCGGCCAGACAGCGGCTGGAAAGCCTGCATACGCGCCGTGACCAGCTCGTGGCCATGCGCCAGCAGGAACGTGTACGTCTTCATACCGCAGATCCATCGGAGCGCGACAGCATCGAGCGCCACCTCGGCTGGCTCAATAGGGAGATTGCAGTGGTCGAAAAAGAGTGCCAGTCCCATGTCCGCGAGAATGCGATGCTGAGTGAACAAAGCGAAAGACTTCGCTCCATTCCCGGCATCGGCCAGGTCACGGCATTTACTCTGATGGCTCACATGCCGGAACTGGGTGACAGCTCTCCTGGTAGCATGGCAGCTCTTGCAGGACTTGCTCCCTTCAATGCCGATAGCGGCATCCATCGCGGCCAGCGTCATATCCGCGGTGGACGAAAACGTGTGCGTGACGCCCTCTACATGGCCGCACTGGTGGCCTATCGATTAAAGTCGTCCTTCGCATGCCTCATTCAAACCATGCAGGCCAGAGGCAAACCATTCAAGATCATGATCATCGCCATCGCCCGCAAATTGCTCGTCATCGCAAACGCAATTCTTAGGGATAAAACCACCTTCAAAACAGCCTGA